TAGCTTGTCATCCAATTCTGGGCCTAGACAACTACTTGATTTAGGGTGGCTGGCTCTGGCCTTCCCTGTTTTCCTTGGTGAAAGGCCTTGTGGTTGGGTGGAAAGATCACCCCACTGGGAGCGAGGAGATGTGTTCAGCGACGCCCCTGCAGTGTGACAAGATGCAGGACACAGCCGAGACAGTGATTCAgaggagtgggggcggggtggagcaGCATGTTTATTCAGGGGAAAAGGGTATGGATTGCTTTATCAGTGAAAGTTCGGCATGCAGATATGATCTGTTTGGAGGTTTTGACAAGGCTCTTGGGTTGTCTCCTGAGCTCCGGCTCACAGGGCCCATTAGCCTGTAGTAGAGCTTTTACTGCTTTAGAGAAACGGGATGGGGCAGCATGGGGGCTGATGGGGAAGTGTGAGTCAGATCTGTCGTGGGCCGTCAGCTTGGTCTGTTGGTCCATCTTGGTGCTGCACTGGGCAATAAAAAAGGGTCTCAGCTGCACATGTTGCAAGTCTTGGGTAGTTAACTCTTCAGGGCTCTCGGGCTCTGCCCAGAACCTCATAGGCTCTGGCTTCACATTGGTCGGAGGCTCCTCATGTACAAAGAGAACCTTGTTCTTCAGTCTTTTTCGGACCCAGGGGTTAGTCGAGGCCAAAAGGATTAATGTCTTCTTTAGCTGCAGTGAATCAAAGGCCCTTGGTTGACGTATTTCAGGGTTAGGATGGGAGAGCAGGGCTCACCGGAAGAAGAGCTCCCAGGGATGAGGCCAAGGGCCAGCGTCTGGGAGTTCATTCCCCACTTCACTCATGGCAAGGAGCTagtggtgggagaggaggaagaggcaTGGCTTACATTCTCTCTCATCTCCTGGCTCTTTTCTGCATCAAGCATGTCCAGGAGTAAGTGGTACACCCGTGGGCTGCGGACCCCCAGCACACCCTGGCAgaggcaggcagagaggcagactTCTGAGAGATGAGCTTAGAAGTGGTGAGGGAGTTGGTGGGGTTCCACTTCCTGGCCTCCTGAGTGGGAGCTCAggttcatgtgtgtgtgcactggccagggggctcccaaaacttggTGGAAAACTAAGATGCAAAGAACAtcctgctaacttcaaggccgcCTGGCCATGTGCAGGCACACCGGAAGAGTGCCTTAGCAGCCAGCTCCAGGAAGATGCCCTGCCTGTGCCTGGTCGTTCCTGTGCCTGGTCGTTCCTGTTCCGTGGCAGAGACCCTGCAGCCTGGAGACCCTTAGGAGAGCACCCACTACCTTTCCCTGCTCCTACATGCAATCGCCTTCCTTGCTAGGCCTCTGCAAGATCATTTCTGTAATGTCAATGGCAAGACGCCACCCGCCCGCCCCTGCCTTTcatcctaccccccaccccaatcctgAAGAAAAGGTGACTAGGAATCCTTGGCAGGGTTGGCAACTAAACAGAAAGCCCAGGTGAACACCCTCCCTCCACATCGCAGCCCTTGCTTTTCCCTAGAACTCTGCCCAGCTCTCTGCCCCCTGCCATCAGCCCGTCAGAGAGAGCGTGCTGGCAGTTCTTACCAAGGAGACGACAGCTTCCTGGCGTGCAGCGACACTGTGGCTTTTCAGTTGCCTGTGCAGAAGAGAGTGCCGTCCAATTAAAGGTTGCATGGCTGATTGCTACTTCTCACAAGCACAGTGGCAGTGAGGGATGCTCATGTCACTCATCTCCCCCTCTTGTTTCTTGGGTCTGGAAGGGGGCCCTGCAGGAGGAGGCACTGAATGATAATCAGGATTCCCATCTGTCCGTTTACGAACCCTTTTCATGACCTCAGTGTATAGCAACCGTGAGTGGAGGGCCTCATGAGCAAACCTGTTTGGTGGACGAAGAAAAGCCCAGGGATAAAGGGTCACTTGCCCAGGGACATAGGCAGCAGGCTCTCAGCACTCCTGGCACTCCTCCTTTCCCACAGCTGGGGGTTTGGCCCTGGCAGTTCCCAAACCCAGGCCACTCACTCCTCAACCAAGTTCATCATCATAGGCTTCATCTTGAGCTGCTCCACCGTCTCAGCCACAGTCTGCCTCATAGCCTGCAGGGGGAGCAAGGCGCGTGACGACAGAGTGAGAGCGCATGAAGTGTGTGTCCCAAACCTATTTTGAAGACTTGGTGGGCATGCGGTCCCTGCCTTGACTGGACTGGTGCTGATGGTGCGGGTGAGGAAACAGATCAGTACAGCGTTAGAGTACTGTGTGAGTGTTGCAGCTAAAGCAGGGGCAGGGGGAGCGATGGAGTGTTGGAGCGTCGGAGCGTCTTGTGACTCAGCTTTGGGAACCAGGGAGGTTTCCTGGAAAAGGGGGCCCTACAGCTGCATCTTGAAGAGTGAGTGCAAGTTAACCAGGTGGAGGgctttaggggtgggggtgggagaaagcATGAGCAAAAGTCTGGAGCTGAGAGGCAGCATAAAATAAAACCaatcctaaaccaaacccaccgccaatGAGCTGATTCCGAGCCGACCCATGTCGGCCCTACCTAATGTTTCTGAGCCTTtggattttttcccctaaaaaaagTTTCCTTGTGAATTTGgtgagggtttacatttcagatcatcgttATATTCAATTTAAACAACTTCTCAAACCCCGcaaagaggctgtaaatcttcagatttttgcctgctctgagcagccggagtgtttgaactgctgaccttgcagtgagctgtCCAACACTTcctgacaccaccaccagggggCAGAGAGGGACAAAATTGTGCAGCAAACTCAATcatcgccattgagtcaattctgactcagagcaatctcctacagagcagagtggaactgtcctcgTGGaggttccaagactaaatcttcacgggagcagaaagtgtcGTGTTTACCCTGCAGCGTGGTTGGTGAGTTCAAatggttgaccttgtggttagcaggtcaatACGTAAATTCAAGAAGAGGTGCCTGTCAGGACATAGCTGCCCTAAGTGTAAGATGGTGAGCAGGTATTAGGGAGCCACTGAAAAGTTTCATGCAGGGCTGAGGCACATTCTGATGGAAGTTTCAGAAGGATGTCTCTGGAAGGGCTGTGACTGGTTCTGTAACAAGTTCTAATAAAGGTCAAGGCTCAGGAACCAAAAGGAACCCCATTCTGACTGTCAATTCGGGAAGGCTGCCCAGAGGAGGTGGCATTTGGATAGGTCTCCAAGGAGCAATGGTATCTTAACAGGAGGAGAGAGGGTTACCACCCAGGACGGGTGCAATCCTGCGGGAGGTTTTTACCTTGCAGAGGAGGGAGGAGTGGCTCCCATGTAACATGGGAAGCAGCGCCTCTGCATCAGGATGAATGTGGTACTGTGGGGAGGAGAGCTCAGCCGGGGAGGGAGCGgaggcaggcctggggcactcaccACGAAGGGTTCATTATGTATCTTCTTCCTGAGCAGGTCGAAGGTGAGTCTTTGCAGCCCCTGTGCCTGGATCTTTTCCAGCCCAATCATCCTGAGCATCTTGGTGGCTTCCAAGCGGTGCTGAGGGCCGGGGTGGGAAAGGGGTAGGCCCTTGCTTACTCCTCAACCCTGCCCGAGTGCTGGAGGAAGGAGGTCACAGGGCAGCCCAGAGCTTACCTCCAGGACACTGGAAGAACACAGCTGCTCCAGGATGGCCCTGATGACTTCGGCTGAGTGCACATGCAGCTTCCAGACCAGCATGGTCAGTGCCTGTGGGGGCAGCACGAGGGCGGGCAGGGCCAAGAGAAGGGCCTTGAGGGCTAAGCTGAGAGCTGGTGGGAGGAGCAGGTGGGGGGTCTTTCTCTTGCCTCTTGGGCTTTTGAGGGCGAGcacaggcttggtgtgcccaGAGGGGCACATAGACAAAGGAGCCTCCATACGTTTCAGATAAACACAGACACTTGTCCACACGACTTCCTACTCCTGCTTGCTTATATGGACACACACAGTGTGCTCCCCTTGAAGTGAGGATGGCAGGGTCTGGACCTATCTAGGGCAGCACTGAGCTCCGTTTACCCACCTTCATCCGCTGGGTCTTAGGTCCTTGGCCCAGGCACCGGAGCAAGAACTCCTGGACTTCCGTGTTGCAGGGCCTCAGGAAGCCCAAGCACAGGGCTGCTTCCAGAGCCGCCTCGTTGGGCAACCTTCTCATCAGCATCTGCAGCAGACACACCAGCTTCCCTTCATCCCCCACAGGAGTCCTCTGAAGGAGAGACAGAGGAGAAACAGCGGCGGGATGCGGGCTCTGCCCCCAGCCAGGCTTTGTACTTGACAAAAGGGCCATTCACTTGCCTCTGACCCTTTTCCTTCCTCCCTAAACAATCTCATATCATTGCTTGATTCCATCCACCCCCTTATTTTTGCTGACACCTCCTGGCTCCTCAGCCCACAACTCCTCATTTCGCTATGATTTTATCTCCTGTTATTCTTTAGGGCCCTGTTTTAATTCCaggtacttacacacacacacacacacacacacacactcacacactcacacactcacactcacacactcacacacactcacacacacacacactcacacacacactcacacacacacactcacacacacactcacacactcacacacacatacactcacacacactcacacacactcactcacacacacacacacacacactcacacacacacatgagaaaTTGATTCAACGCTTCTCAAATGACTGATTTCAGCCATTAATTTTCACAGAGAGAACTTCTAACTGCCAGTTCTCCCTAATCCCCATTTCATGGACCTTAGTTTTTGACCTTCAGGGCTTATCTGTGCAGGTCACCTGCAGTATCTGGACACTAACAATTGTTTGACATTCTGAGGGTCCTTCCACCTTTCCAGCGCTCCTCACCTTCTTTCCCTCTTCGCCTAGCTTCAGTTCCCAGGTCCTGCTAGGACTCCCCCCTTGCCTCACTCTCAGTGCCTTTACCCCCTCTTGCTTCATCGTTGTCCCCTTGACCAAACCACAATCTGGGTTACATCCAACTCTGTGACCGGACTCCTGGGAAAAAACACCTACAGGCGTGGCAATCGCTTTTGCTTTACATACTTGAGCACCAAGCTTCTGCAGACCCTCCCTGCTGCTGCCTGGCATTCATCCTGTGCGCCCAGAGCAAATCTCTGTCCCTCTCCCCGGCCCActctttcctctcctctccctcggAGAGGCTCCCAAGGACAGTTGATCACCTTGTTCACCAAGAAAATAAAAGCCGCTAGGAAAGAAATCCCACAGACATCACCATCTCTAGCAATATGAACACCTGCGTTCATACGAGCTGCTTGTCCAGTGGCTGTTGTGGGCTCTGGCCACCTATCTGGCTAAGGCGAGCCTGCCCACGTGCACATcagatctccccccacccctcagtgaCTCAGCACATTACGACAGCAACGCTTCCCACTCTTCACAATCATTGGTCCCTAGCATCACAACACACGTACTTTTTCACTCTCAGAATCACCGTGGCTGCCAGTTGCTACCCGTTCCAAGAAACCCCCCTTGAAAAGCTATCCATCCTTGAAGTCTCCAACTCCAAACATGCCTGCATCCCAATACCCAATGAATGTGATCTTGTTAAAGCAATCGATGATTTCCATGTTGTTAAATCCACTTAGCAAGGATCAGCCCTTGTATTATTTGATACAGTTCATTCCTCTCTGGATATTTTCTTCACTTGATTTTCAGACTACCACATTCTTGGTTGCTTTCCTTCCTCCTGGGCCACTACACAGTATTTgctggctttttttgttttttttttaaagaattgctTTAGTGtctcttttttaaacaatttcattggctgcggggaggagatgagccaggctgggtacagtgtagcaatgatgaaacatacaactttcctctagttcctaaatgcttcctcctccccactatcaggatcccaattctaccttacaaatctggctagaccagaggatgtacactggtacagataggaactggaatcacggggaatccaggacagacgatcccttcaggagcagtggtgagagtggtgatactgggagggtggggtggaaagggggaaccaattacaaggatctacataaagcctcctctctggggaatggacaacagaaaagtgggtgaagggtcatgtcagacagtataagttatgataaaataatttataaattatcaagggttcatgagggaggggggaaaatgagctgctgccaagggcttaagtggagagcaaatgttttgagaatgatgagggcaacaaatgtacaaatgtgctttacagaatggatatatgtatggattgtgataagacttgtaggaacccccaataaaatgatttaaaaacaaaaaagaccaaaaaacaaTTTCATTGGCATCTAATCcatatatcatgcaattcaacagttcagtcaGATCAGGAAGAAGTGGCATTACCACAGACACTTAGAACATCTTCTTTATTGTGCTTATTTTTATTAACTAcatgtttcctccccctcccttgctgtgcccaagaaaccattactccagttactgtctttctAGATTGACCCAacttggatttcatatgcagaaaacatAGGACCCTCCTCCAAACGTAACAAAAACCtgtaaaaaaccaaaaccaagcaacaagagCAATAGcacaataaaacagagaaaaaaaccCGAAAAAGCAGACAATATGAAAAACTAGGACACGTTTAAAATGGATCGAAAGGAGAGCAAATGATAGGCGTTAAACGTTCACCTGACTGCACCTGCAGTACTccgctttccaatgccctctgcacgAGAGCAGAGCTAGTCCCATGCCTGGGCTGCGGTCAGAAAGGAAGTGTTTGTCGCTGCCGCTTCTGCCCGCTCTCTGCACACTGGGGTCCCCAAGCTTGAGTCTTCTTCTTGCGATGCTGTCCAGAGACATGACCGTACAGCCCGTCGGTAGTCTGACAACTTCCAAATTGCGATTTCTCGTTTGGACATCCCTCCTAGGCCATGGATTGTGTATCCGATGACTTCCTTGTTCATCTCCAGGGAAGCCCAATAGAGAGCTCACACATAACTTGTCTGGAGTTGAACTTCTGACATGACCTCCAAACCAATTCCACTTAGACCTTCGGTTTCCATGTTCGTTGATGACAACTTCGTCTTCTCTGTTgtcaacaagacaaaacaaacaaagccccGCGGTGTCATCGCGCTTCAACACGTCCTTTTCCAGCCCTCTCTCCGAGGAGAGTCTTCCAGCACGGAGTCACCTCGCACAGCTCCCCTCTGGGGAAGCCTCGCCGTTTCTCCCCACGTTGTTTCAGGAGCCCCTAATTGACCTCCTTGCTGCTACTCTTGGCCATCACCCCACTCCATTCCCCACCAACTCAGCCCTCAGAGAGAACCTTTTGAAATACAAGTTCGATCATGCCACTGTTCTGCTCAAGAACctctagcgcagtggttctcaaccttcatgcctcaacccttgaatacagctccttatgtgatggtgacccccaaccataaaaatattttcgttgatacttcatcactgtcattttgctactgtgatgaatcgggtgacccctgtgaaagggtcgttcaacacccccccaaaggggtcatgacccacagattgagacccactgctctagcagctccctgttccACTCCAACTAAAAGCCCCGATGTTGAAAACCACCCAGAAGTCCACCGTGAGCTTCTTGGATTTGGCTGCGTGTCCCCAGGCTTCTGGCCCCACTCCCCTGTAGGAGCACTGGTCTTCCTGCTGTTCCTGGACCAGGCCCAGCACGCATCTGCTCTTGCTCAGTTGTCACTCTCTGAAGGGAGCCTTCTTGGTTTAAAGTGGCACCACCATGGTTAAAAGTTGCAGTCCATTCCCATCCGCACGCAGCCTTCCTGATGaccctccccttgacccttcctgATGTTAGCCCCTGTTGCTCGGCACTCACTTTGCTACCTAGTTTCTCCCATTGCAGGTGCCACGTCTCACTTCTAACGTTGCAGCGAGACTCGCAAAAGCCGCAACCTGTATAAGGTAGACGCATGCCAAAGAAGGGAAACTCACATATAGTCAACTAGAAGGAGCACTTGAACAATGGTCAGGCTGCGCCTTGTCAAAAGCAGACAACTTGTgagacccagaaaagcaaggcagCGCCAACAAGTTCCAGCTCTCACAGATTTCTCTGTAGACATGACTGATCCGATGTGTTTATTCTTACTTGGTATTGTGTGTTTCCTCCATTACAATATAAGCCCCGCAGGGCAGGCGCTTTGTCTTTGCACTGATAGACCCCAAAGGTCTCTAACAGTACTGGACAGAtgatgttgtgaggtgccattgaactggctccgacccatagtgaccctgtgcacaacacccggccctgcaccatcctcacaattggtcctcgctgatgcagtcactgtgtcaatccatctttctgagtgccttccactttaccaagcatgatgcccttctccagggactggtctctccagacgacatgtccaaagtaggtaaggtgAGGTCTTGTCATCctggcctcgaaggagcactctggccttacttcttccaacacagatcggcttgtccttttagcagtccctggtgctttcaatgttcttctccagcaccacgattcaaatacactgttcttctatggtcttcctggttcaatgtccaactttcacatgcaatacGGTGCAGTGGatcataccatggcttgggtcaggcacaccttaggcctcaaagtactgtccctgctcttcagtactctaaggaggtcttgcagcagattgacctagtgCAATACAtcgattttgatctcttgactgctgcctccatgagcattgattgtggatctaagcaagataaaaatccaaaacaactccagcctccttttctccatttatcatggtgttacctagtggtcctgttgtgaggactttggttttctttacattgacttgtcatccacactgaaggctacagtccttgatcgcCATCCGCAGGGAATccatgtcctcctcactttcagcaagctgtgCCATCTGCGTATTGAAGGTGGTTAatacgccttcctccaatcctgatgccacattctttttcagttAATCCGGcttcatacagattgaacaagtgtggtgagaggacacagccctgacacacaccttccctgatgttaaaccatacagcgttcccttgttctgtgtgcacGACTGCCTCTCGATCCCTGTGCAAGTTCTGAATGGATGCAgtaaggtgttctggaattctcacagtttattatggtccacacagttgcatgcctttacatagttaatgaaacacaagaaaacatcttgttggcattctctgttttgagccaggATCCACGAGCCACCTGccatcagccatgatatccccCGCTCCtcgtcctcttctgagtccagctgaacttctggcagttccccctcaacgtactgctgcaaccattgttgcatgatcttaagcaaaatttgacttgcgtgagatatcaataatattgtttgtggcagttacataatttcctgtcaacttgagtgaaggggtggtgggagtctagcctatcaatcaggccatagccaatgaggcctctgtgtgggcatggccttctcctgaggattctgggaattcttgtcttcctccctggaggaacaCACTTTCTTTGCTCCACCttcctcttgacaagccacatggagccatactgagccctgaagatgcttccattgccactggacccacaagactttccacccacaggcctgtgatcttccttcattaggcataattgcatgtgttgcatgagtcagaagaggaatttatagactggtattgtacatatgggctaatatcggatttatggatttgatctggactgggcgaggatttttttttaatatacaactactcttcgatataaaactctctcttaaacacatgCAAGAATctctggattttgtttctctagtcaacccaggctaacacagtcctaaagtttgagcattcttttgggtcacctttctttggaatgggcatgaatatgaatctcttccagtcagttggccaaatagctttcttccaaatttcctggcatagaccagtgagtgctttcagtgctgaaacatttcaataggtattccatcaatccctggagccttgacACATGATATGGGTTTAGTATGTATttgttaaataaatgaatgaatcatGGTTTCTGTCTCCCTTGCGACATTGATGGGCTCAGAGTAAGACAATCAAAGGGAAAAGAAGTCCAGAGTAGAGTCAGAGGACTCTCGGTCCCAATTCTTTCAACAGAGACTGGGCTTTAACAGGTTCTATCAGAGCTGATAATAATTAGGGTTGCCATTGAAAGAGCATATGCACTGTCGTAGGTTCTTTACACGCACATCTCTTTCATCTAATCTTCTCAACAATGCTAGAAGATTGTATGGTCTCTGTTTGACAGATGCCCCAGTCTGTGACTGTGGGCATTGCCGATGACAATAAGTGGCAGAGCCACATGCTTCTAGCCAACTCCACAAGAAACAACTCTCCTTAGTGCAACCTACAGCGATCATCCCAAGACAACTCCCAGGCAATACCCAGGATGACCATGCCTCAGTTTACCCCAGCTATGAAATCTGCTCTCAATTACCTTGTGTTTAGGGACAGCTAACCAGTTGTTCAGAGCGATTCGTAGGCCCACCAGTGTATCCATTCGGAGGTTTTCATTTTGCCCCTTCAACTGGTGCATGAGGACCTGGATCACGTGCTTATTCAGGCATCCTGCACAGGAAAAGGCTTCAAGTCAGGGCAGAGCCTCAGGGGCGGCTTCTTCCTCCCACGAGCCATTTGACCCCACTCGGCCCCAGGCATGGCCCTTCTTCGCTGGACACCGAGCGCCAGCACACTCTTAGGAGGCTTCCATCTCCACCACTGACAATCTCTTCGCTCTTTTCACCCCACCGTCCTTTCTCTGCCCAGCAGGAAATAGGAGAACTCCCCAAGCCAAACCAACCCACAAACCAACACAAACCCACCcatcgaactcactgccatcgagttgatgctgactcctggcgaccctgtaggacagagtagaactgcccctgtgggtttccgagacagaccctctacaggagcagaaagccttgtcttcaaaGAAAGCCTTGTTCTCCATCCCGAGAGACGATGTACTCACCCAGGAGGGCCAGGGTTCGACAGGCCTCAAACTTCACTTTCTCTGGACCAGTTTTGGCCTGATGTAGGAAGCAGGTAGGGGAAACATAGGACAAGGTGAGCGACTGTCAGAGGCTTAGGATTCAACTCAGCCTACCTCTTTCCATTTTGTGGGTACGAAACCTGTCTACCCTCAAAGCACAGGCAGGATGGCACAATGGGAGGCACCCTGGACTAGATCACACGTTCATTCCCATCTCTCGAGCTGCTGTCTAGTAGCCAATGGTCTTGGGCAGGTCACTTGGCATCTCAAGGATTTTCCGTTCTCAGTAGAAGCGTGCATGTTCTGATCAGAATGCTCGTAGGTGTGTCATGTGACATGGGCTGCACTTTTGTGGGCATGACGATGGTGAGCATTTTTTGGGGTGTGGAGTAAGCGTGCTAACAGGTAAACCAACACAGAACTCAGTTTCCTTTCAACCTGAGTGGGATTATGGCGGAGGGAGCATGCTCCTGGTGGCCAATGGGCACAGCAGCCTGGGGCACTGATTCTGAGGTAGAGAATGAATTCAGCCTGGCTCCTGCGTGGCTTTCAGTCGGGACGTTTGTGTTAGGCCAAGGGCATCGCCAGATTGTCCCTTTCCCACCCTTGGCCAAGAtgctcttggaagaagtccaggatatgatgggggtgggggccatGCTACCTACTCATAGTTCTGTCTCTGCATCCTGGGCCTGACCAACACCTTTGCAGAGGGGGGTGACCCGTTCTGCACCCACATGCCTCTGCTCTGTGCCCTTCACACTCTGTTTGCCCCTGCCCCGTTCTCCACACCGCTGCAGACTCACCACAGCCCGTAGCGCCTCTGTGATCACTTTGTCACTGATGCCCAGGCACCCCAGAGCCTGCACGCACAGAGAGCGAGGGAAGCAAGCAAGAGACCCTGGGTACCCGCTCCCCCCATCCCTGGAGTTACCATCTTCGGAGGCACAGCCAGCATTTGTCATTTGACTGACTCCCACCACCCCCTCGTCAGGCGCCTCTTCACTGTCTAGCTCAGCCAGCTCCTTCCTGTCACTGCCCTCCACCACTCTTGCCTCGTCCCACCTGAGCTGCATAGAGCTGGTCCTCCTCTCGGGGAGACTTCAGACTGTGTGTGAGCTCCTGTGGATCCCAGGCAGCCATGAGAAAGACAAGAGGCAGGAATCCAGATGTTCAGCCTGAAAGGCGCTCCTCCACTTCCATCCTGTCCCAG
This window of the Tenrec ecaudatus isolate mTenEca1 chromosome 10, mTenEca1.hap1, whole genome shotgun sequence genome carries:
- the HEATR9 gene encoding protein HEATR9, whose translation is MVYEKNHVLDATKSVYKYPWLDYRNRAKEQRRATAIVHLPLSCYQMPKDEYPPSPELWRQHQSRLHAEPYCYFQKPEIYSHWHTFYDPKRERESPKILFQKMQDQERDLRERTEFQKLHLPLTKLLPKSQVGSRPSKSTLSALKWQRLKELTHSLKSPREEDQLYAAQALGCLGISDKVITEALRAVAKTGPEKVKFEACRTLALLGCLNKHVIQVLMHQLKGQNENLRMDTLVGLRIALNNWLAVPKHKRTPVGDEGKLVCLLQMLMRRLPNEAALEAALCLGFLRPCNTEVQEFLLRCLGQGPKTQRMKALTMLVWKLHVHSAEVIRAILEQLCSSSVLEHRLEATKMLRMIGLEKIQAQGLQRLTFDLLRKKIHNEPFVAMRQTVAETVEQLKMKPMMMNLVEEQLKSHSVAARQEAVVSLGVLGVRSPRVYHLLLDMLDAEKSQEMRENLKKTLILLASTNPWVRKRLKNKVLFVHEEPPTNVKPEPMRFWAEPESPEELTTQDLQHVQLRPFFIAQCSTKMDQQTKLTAHDRSDSHFPISPHAAPSRFSKAVKALLQANGPCEPELRRQPKSLVKTSKQIISACRTFTDKAIHTLFP